The genomic window CCGTGCTCGGGCAAAAAGTTACGCCTTTAGATCGCGTTGGTATCTATGTGCCCGGCGGTAAAGCCGCTTATCCTTCATCGGTATTGATGAATGCGATTCCGGCCAAAGTGGCCGGTGTAACCGAAATCATCATGGTAGTGCCGACTCCGGATGGAATTAAAAATCCTCTGGTACTGGCCGCTGCCGCCATCGCTGGAGTCGATCGTGTATTCACCATAGGCGGGGCGCAAGCGGTAGCTGCGCTGGCTTACGGCACGGCGACCATACCGCAAGTGGATAAAATAGTCGGCCCTGGTAACGCCTATGTGGCCGCCGCCAAACGGCGGGTGTTCGGTACAGTCGGTATAGACATGATCGCCGGCCCTTCCGAGATTCTGGTGATCTGCGATGGCAGTACCGATCCGGACTGGATCGCCATGGATTTATTTTCGCAAGCCGAGCATGATGAGTTGGCGCAATCGATCTTACTATGCCCGGATGCAGCCTACCTCGATGCAGTGGCTGCCAGTATCGCTAAGCTGATCGCGACCATGCCACGCAAAGAGATTATCGCTACCTCGCTGGCCAATCGCGGTGCCCTGATCAAGGTCGCCGATATGCAGCAAGCCTGTGATATTGCCAATAGCATCGCAGCTGAACATCTGGAAATCTCGACTGACAATCCGCAGCAATGGGCTGATAAGATACGCCATGCCGGTGCCATGTTCCTCGGGCGTTTTTCATCCGAAGCTCTGGGTGATTATTGTGCCGGTCCGAATCATGTGCTGCCCACTTCACGCACAGCGCGCTTCTCTTCGCCTTTGGGCGTGTACGATTTTCAGAAGCGTTCTTCGATCATCCATGTTAGCGAGCAGGGTGCGCAAACTTTAGGTGTGGTGGCCGCGGAACTGGCTCATGGCGAAGGCTTGCAGGCGCATGCGCGCAGTGCCGAATACCGCTTGAAATCCAAAAATTAAAAAACCACCTAGCCCAAGGCGCATATTCCATGCGGGTTTCCAGCCTATTGCCTCGGAAAGGCGCATGGAATATGCGCCTTGGGCTAGCTGCCGTTTGGATTTGTCATCATGCCAGGGCCAGCCGTATTATTCCAGCGTTCTGCCAACGGCCGTGCGCTAAAAGGTATCCATGAGCAGCTATATCAATACGATTTTCAATGAAGATGCGGTACTGGGTTTAGCCAGGATACCGGACGGCAGTATTGATTTAATTCTCACCGATCCACCGTATAGTTTGGGCAAGGATTACGGTAATGACTCCGACAAGCAAGCCGCTGCCGACTATCTGGCCTGGACCGAACGTTGGATCATGGCGGCCTTGCCGAAATTAAAACCAAACGGCAGTCTGTATATTTTTTTGACCTGGCGCTATTCGCCAGAGATTTTTGTGTTGCTCAAGCAGCACATGATCATGCTCAATGAAATCATCTGGGATAGGCGAGTGCCTTCGATGGGCGGCAGTGTCAGAAGTTTTTCATCGGTGCACGACACCATAGGTTTTTTCGCTAAAGCCAAGGGACATTATTTCGATCTCGACGCGGTGCGTATCCCCTACGATGCTGCCACCAAAAAAGCCAGGTCGCGCGCTATTTTTGTCGGCGCCAAGTGGCTAGAGCTTGGTTACAATCCCAAGGATTTGTGGAGCGTATCGAGGATACATAAAGAAAACCCCGAGCGTGCCGACCACCCCACCCAAAAACCTTTAGAGATCATAGAGCGTATGCTGCTGGCATCTTGTCCGCCCGACGGTATCGTGTTGGATTTGTTTATGGGCAGTGGCACCACCGCGGTGGCGGCCAAGCGTTGCGGTCGCAACTTCGTCGGCTTTGAACTGAATTCCGATTATTGCGACATTATTCAAACTAGGCTGGCGTCTCCGGAATCTGACAGAGTCGCGCTCAGGAATCAGCCTAGTGAGCCTATCCGCGCCAAAGCACCGAAAATTTCCCCGCCCGTAAAAGCCAAGCGCGCTCGTAAGTCACTTACCACAGCGGCTAAACCAGCAGCCAAGCCAGCAGCCAAGCCAGCAGCCAAGCCAGCAGCGAAATCAGCAGCGAAATCAGCAGCCCAGCCAGCCGCGCTAAAAAGTGCCGGAAAAAAAGCCAAATCGGCGGATGCGGATACCAGCATCAGCGCCAAAAAAACGATAAAGAAAACCAGCAGGTCTAGCCTTGCTGCGGTTGTCAGCGATCTGCCCCTAACGAGTGTTTAGATATTTCA from Undibacterium parvum includes these protein-coding regions:
- the hisD gene encoding histidinol dehydrogenase encodes the protein MLDQNSLSSPLSLIARLDASHENFPAQLSQLLAFEASEDEAIDRTAAQILADVKKRGDVAVLEYTNRYDRLSASSVQQLEIGQHELEAALASLAPERRAALEMAAQRVRAYHEVQKTACGSAGFSYTEADGTVLGQKVTPLDRVGIYVPGGKAAYPSSVLMNAIPAKVAGVTEIIMVVPTPDGIKNPLVLAAAAIAGVDRVFTIGGAQAVAALAYGTATIPQVDKIVGPGNAYVAAAKRRVFGTVGIDMIAGPSEILVICDGSTDPDWIAMDLFSQAEHDELAQSILLCPDAAYLDAVAASIAKLIATMPRKEIIATSLANRGALIKVADMQQACDIANSIAAEHLEISTDNPQQWADKIRHAGAMFLGRFSSEALGDYCAGPNHVLPTSRTARFSSPLGVYDFQKRSSIIHVSEQGAQTLGVVAAELAHGEGLQAHARSAEYRLKSKN